From one Geoalkalibacter halelectricus genomic stretch:
- a CDS encoding glycerol-3-phosphate dehydrogenase/oxidase: MNREQTLRALQSPQPFDLLVVGGGATGCGIAVDAAARGLRVALVEKRDYGEGTSSRSTKLVHGGVRYLEMAVRGLDRAQYQLVKDGLRERGLILRNAPHLAHRLPLVTPIYNWLEVPYVFAGLKLYDTLAGRKSLGSSRLIGREEALRRFPLLKAEGLKAGVLYYDGQFNDVRMIQALVATARRQGAVTANHVEVVELIREGGRLRGARVRDAIGGEEFIIRARGVINATGPFADHIRRLDDPETRPLLKASSGIHIVLDKHFAPPGAGLMIPKTEDGRVLFILPWQGRTLIGTTDEPAAIVDHPRPSQADIAYLLRHVRRYFNLDLTPDHIRSTWSGLRPLLDAPQSSDTARLVRDHLVQISPAGLLTIVGGKWTTYRKMAEDAVDRAVQAFSLAPASTCVTAELALHGAQGFDPHGAPGLARDHGLAAEVAAHLHQTYGGCAAQVAELAQGDLGERLHPEYPLIGAEVVHAAREEQAERLADVLVRRTALALLDLQAAAAAAARTAEILARELGWDEARRREELQVFQHQVETAI; the protein is encoded by the coding sequence ATGAACCGCGAACAAACCCTGCGCGCCCTGCAATCACCCCAACCCTTTGATCTGCTGGTGGTCGGCGGCGGCGCGACGGGCTGCGGCATCGCGGTGGACGCGGCGGCGCGCGGACTGCGAGTGGCCCTGGTGGAGAAGCGCGATTACGGCGAGGGCACCAGCAGTCGCAGTACCAAGCTGGTGCATGGCGGCGTGCGCTACCTGGAGATGGCGGTGCGCGGGCTCGACCGCGCCCAGTATCAGCTGGTCAAGGACGGTCTGCGCGAACGCGGTCTTATTTTGCGCAACGCGCCCCACTTGGCCCATCGCCTGCCCCTGGTCACGCCCATTTACAACTGGCTTGAGGTGCCCTACGTTTTTGCCGGCCTCAAGCTTTACGACACCCTGGCCGGACGTAAAAGCCTGGGCTCCAGCCGTCTCATCGGGCGCGAGGAAGCCCTGCGGCGCTTTCCCCTCCTCAAGGCCGAGGGCCTCAAGGCTGGGGTGCTCTACTACGACGGCCAGTTCAACGACGTGCGCATGATCCAGGCCCTGGTCGCCACGGCGCGCCGCCAGGGGGCGGTAACCGCCAATCATGTGGAGGTTGTGGAACTGATCAGGGAAGGTGGGCGCTTGCGTGGTGCCCGAGTGCGCGACGCGATTGGCGGCGAGGAATTTATCATCCGCGCCCGGGGGGTGATCAACGCCACCGGTCCCTTCGCGGACCACATCCGCCGCCTCGATGACCCCGAAACGCGCCCGCTGCTCAAGGCCAGTTCCGGCATCCATATCGTCCTCGACAAGCACTTCGCGCCGCCCGGCGCCGGCTTGATGATCCCCAAGACCGAGGATGGGCGGGTGCTGTTCATCCTGCCCTGGCAGGGCCGAACCCTCATCGGCACCACCGACGAACCGGCCGCCATCGTCGACCATCCGCGTCCCAGCCAGGCAGACATCGCCTACCTGTTGCGTCATGTGCGGCGCTATTTCAATCTCGATCTCACTCCGGACCACATCCGTTCCACCTGGTCGGGCCTGCGCCCGCTGCTCGATGCGCCTCAATCATCCGATACCGCCCGCCTGGTTCGCGACCACCTGGTGCAAATCAGCCCAGCGGGCCTGTTGACCATCGTCGGCGGCAAGTGGACCACCTACCGTAAAATGGCCGAGGATGCCGTGGATCGGGCCGTCCAGGCCTTTTCCCTGGCACCGGCAAGCACCTGCGTCACCGCGGAGCTGGCCCTGCACGGCGCCCAGGGTTTTGATCCGCACGGGGCGCCGGGACTGGCGCGCGATCATGGACTTGCTGCCGAGGTCGCCGCGCATCTGCATCAGACCTACGGTGGTTGTGCCGCGCAGGTGGCGGAGCTGGCGCAGGGAGATCTGGGCGAGCGCCTGCATCCCGAGTATCCCCTGATTGGCGCCGAGGTCGTCCATGCCGCCCGCGAGGAACAGGCCGAGCGCCTTGCCGACGTGCTGGTGCGGCGTACCGCTCTCGCGCTACTCGATCTCCAGGCGGCCGCCGCGGCTGCTGCGCGCACCGCCGAGATCCTGGCGCGTGAACTGGGCTGGGACGAAGCCCGCCGCCGCGAGGAATTGCAGGTATTTCAGCATCAGGTGGAAACGGCCATTTGA
- a CDS encoding SDR family oxidoreductase, which yields MVDFSGVLIIGCGEIGRRVGRLWLERGVAVSALARSREAELKLEELGFAVARGDLDDPASLAGLAVENRLVYYFAPPPDQGVADPRMEAFCDQALAADKPWKIVYISTSGVYGDCGGALVDETAPLRPLTDRARRRVDAEERLRRVQRERDIAVVILRVPGIYGPGRLPRKRIEQGVPVLEAREAPPSNRIHAVDLARICVAAGEKGQTGEVFNVCDESGGSMTDYFNAVADACGLPRPPQISMAEARRRLSAEMLSYLNESRRLDSRRLRERLGIELRYPDLAAGLRAALAEEGKVS from the coding sequence ATGGTTGACTTTTCAGGTGTTCTCATCATCGGCTGCGGAGAGATCGGTCGGCGGGTCGGGCGGCTGTGGCTGGAACGCGGGGTCGCGGTGAGCGCCTTGGCGCGTTCGCGGGAGGCGGAGCTCAAGCTCGAGGAACTGGGCTTTGCCGTTGCGCGGGGTGACCTGGATGATCCGGCAAGCCTTGCCGGTCTGGCGGTGGAAAATCGTCTGGTCTACTATTTCGCCCCGCCGCCGGATCAGGGCGTCGCCGATCCGCGCATGGAAGCCTTCTGCGATCAGGCTCTTGCCGCTGATAAACCCTGGAAGATCGTCTACATCAGCACCAGCGGCGTCTACGGCGATTGCGGCGGGGCGCTGGTGGATGAAACAGCACCCCTGCGGCCACTGACTGATCGGGCCCGACGGCGCGTAGATGCCGAGGAGCGCTTGCGGCGCGTGCAGCGCGAGCGCGACATCGCCGTGGTGATTCTGCGCGTACCGGGCATTTACGGACCGGGACGCCTGCCGCGCAAGCGCATCGAGCAGGGCGTGCCGGTTCTAGAAGCGCGCGAGGCGCCGCCCTCCAACCGCATTCACGCCGTGGATCTGGCGCGCATCTGCGTGGCGGCGGGCGAGAAGGGCCAAACGGGGGAGGTTTTCAACGTCTGCGACGAGAGCGGCGGCAGCATGACCGACTACTTTAACGCGGTGGCCGATGCCTGCGGCCTGCCACGCCCGCCACAGATCAGCATGGCCGAGGCACGCCGCCGCCTTAGCGCGGAGATGCTCTCCTACCTCAACGAATCGCGGCGCCTCGATAGCCGCCGCCTGCGCGAGAGGCTGGGCATCGAGCTGCGCTATCCGGATCTGGCCGCGGGGCTGCGCGCGGCCCTGGCCGAAGAGGGTAAAGTGTCCTAG
- a CDS encoding DUF2835 domain-containing protein, translating to MAGGEVFFRLHIPAEKYLRYYQGTAAFVQVRSEDGRRIRLPAANLRTFVTREGITGRFRLRFDDRQKILSLEKVSS from the coding sequence ATGGCCGGCGGCGAAGTCTTCTTCCGTCTGCATATCCCGGCCGAGAAGTACCTGCGCTATTATCAGGGCACGGCCGCCTTTGTCCAGGTTCGCTCCGAGGACGGGCGCCGTATCCGCCTGCCGGCGGCCAACCTGCGCACCTTCGTCACCCGCGAGGGCATTACCGGGCGGTTTCGCCTGCGCTTCGACGACCGGCAGAAAATTCTGTCCCTGGAGAAAGTTTCTTCCTGA